TCTCCCTCACCTGCTACCCAAATCCTTTCAACGCTGAGGTGAGAATAAAACTTCGCATGCCCAATGCCGGCGATGCCAAAATCGATATATACGACATTTCGGGAAAGCTTATTGATCATATACACAAATCCAAGCTTACCGCTGGCTGGCATGAGCTGGTCTGGCGCCCCGAAGTTAGCGTGCCGTCGGGGGTTTATTTGCTCAGGGTTAGTGTCGGTGGCGAGGCGGTGGTGAGAAGAGTGGTGCTGGTGAGGTGAAATGGTTGTGCCCTACCTATTTCCTGTTGCAAACCATCCCGATATAGCTTAATTTCCAGTTGGAGGTGTGCGATGAGTTATCTCGTTCTGGCACGAAAGTGGCGACCTAAAACCTTTGATGAGGTTATAGGACAGGACCACATAACGAACATGCTAAGGCGCGCCATCGAGCAGGGACGCATCGGCCACGCATACCTTTTTACCGGACCGCGAGGCGTGGGGAAAACAACCACCGCGAGAATATTCGCTAAGGCACTCAATTGCGAAAGCTACGATAAACCAACACCAACACCCTGCAACAAATGCCCATCCTGCATAGAAATAAACGAGGGAAGGTCCCCGGATGTGCTGGAAATAGACGGAGCATCCAACAGAAGCGTCGAGGATGCCCGCGAACTGAGAAACCACATAGTTTACGCGCCGAATGGGCGGTATAAAGTCATAATAATCGATGAGGTACACATGCTCACCACTGAAGCGTTCAACACGCTGCTCAAAACTCTCGAGGAACCGCCCTCCAATGTGGTGTTCATATTCGCCACCACCGAACCTCACAAAGTTCTGCCCACCATAAAATCACGATGTCAACAACTCGATTTCAAGCGTGTCCCTGCAGCTCTCATAGCGGAACACATCAAAAAAATAGCCGATGCTGAGGGGTACTCACTGTCGAAAGAAGCCGCCGAACTTATAACTATGCGCGCTGATGGCTCCGTTCGCGATGCCTTATCGATGCTCGACCAGCTAATGGCTTTTGCCCCCGAAGGCAAAATAACTCAGGATGATGCAGCATATCTTCTCGGAATAATGCCCGCTAAATCGTTCAGCAAAATCGCCGGCGCGATAGGAAGCAAAAATCCGTCAGTAATGATTAACGAACTTTCAGCCCTTCTTGAGGCAGGCTTCGACACTCTACAAATAGCTAAAGGCCTCGTGGAACACTTCAGAAATGCACTTCTCGCAAAATCTGGCGCACTGCCCAAAGACATTCCAAACCGCGAATTATATCAACAAATAGCGAAAAAATTCTCATCATACGACCTTCTGAGATTCCTGAGAATAATTACCGACACATTCTCACGAATGAACAGAACTGACATTCCCCGGTTCATACTCGAGCAAACCCTCGTGTACCTCGCAATGATAGACGAGGTCGTTGAGATAAAAAAGCTGATCGAAAGCTACGAGGAAAAAGCCGCTGCCGCATCCCCAGAGAAAACAACCACCGAAGCAAAAGTGGAAAAAGCCACACCAAAACCTCATAAACCACCAGAAAAGCCGGCTGAAGTCACAAAGGAAAAACCCAACAATATTCCTGAAAGAATAGTTGAAACTGTAGCGCTCCACCGAAAAACACTCGCAGCACTGCTAAGAAAAACGAAAATATCCCTGCAGCAAAGAACACTTTTCTTCGAATTCCCCAGCACACTTGAGACAATACGCGAGGAGATGGTAGTTAACGCTGACACGATGGACTTCCTGCGAAAAATAGCCAACGAGGTGCTTGGCTTCGAGGTCCAAATAGAACTCGTCAGGGAAGGTGCGGTAAAAAAAGTGGCAACCCCAAAAAATGACTTGCCTAAAAAGGTAGTGGACATATTAACTCTTTTTGACGCTGAAATTAAAGAATAAAAAAATCATCATGGACGAGCAGGCTGGAAAAGATACATTCTTGGGCATGGTGCAGAAACTCAAAGAGCGACTCGAGGGTATAACTGCTGAGGGTTCTGCTGGCGGTGGCATGGTGAAAGCAGTGGTAAATGGTAAGAAGGAACTGGTAAGAATTACTATAGACCCACAGGTAGTTGACCCTAAGGATGTGGAAATGCTCCAGGACCTAATAATAGCAGCCGTCGCAGCTGCAAATAGAAACCTCGAAGAGCAAATGAAGGAAACTATAGCTGAAAGTATAGGCGACCTGGGAATAAACCTCGAATTTTAGTAAAAAAGCAGAAAGAGAGGCACCCATGACACACGAAAAAAAAGTGCTCCTCTCCGGAATGCAACCAACGGGAATGCTCCATCTCGGAAACTATGAGGTGCTTAAAAACTGGGTCGAACTTCAGAATTCAGGTGAATACGAAACATACTTCACGATAGTTGATTGGCATGCGCTTACGGCACAGTATGAGGACACAAGCCAGCTTACGGAACAGATATTTCAGGTAGCCGCCGACTACCTTGCATCAGGGCTCGACCCGAAAAAATCAATTATATTCGTCCAATCACAGGTCAAGCAACATGCTGAACTTCATCTCCTCTTGTCAATGTTCGTGCCCATACCATGGCTTGAGCGAGTGCCATCTTACAAGGAAAAATCCAAAACTCTTGGACTCGACACCTACGGATTTCTCGGCTACCCACTCCTTCAAACAGCGGACATAATAATCTACCGCGCCGAACTCGTGCCGGTCGGAAAGGACCAGCTCCCCCATCTCGAGCTCGCACGAGAAATAGTGCGCCGATTCAATTACCTTTACGAGCCAGTATTCCCCGAGCCGCAGCCGCTAATGTCGAAACTCCCCTATGTTCCCGGTACTGATAACAGAAAAATGAGCAAATCCTACAACAACTACATTTGCATGGGCGAATCCGACGATACAATCCGCAAAAAAGTAATGAGCTATTATACCGACCCTACAAAAATCTACCGGGGTGACCCCGGCCATCCTGACACATGCCCTGTATTCGCCCTGTTAAAAATCTACGCCCCTGAGGAAACCGAAAGGATAAAGTCACAATGTGAATCTGGAGATAGGGATTGGGGGTGCGTAAAGTGTAAGAAGCTTCTCGCTGAAAGAATAATTGAAACTATAAAACCGCTGCGCGCCCGTCGCGAAGAACTCCTCGCTGACAGGGAACAAATAAGAAGGATACTCAACGAAGGCGCCGAAAAAGCCCGCCAAAAAGCCGAGGAAACCATGAGAATCGTAAGGAAAGCTATGAAAATGTGGGATGGAATCTTTTAACCACACCTAAATCCAAGTCTGGTGGAAATATAAGAAAAGCCCCAACACCAATGCTTTGTTAAAATTTTTATAAATGGGCGGAAGAGGATTCGAACCTCCGACCTCCTGCTTGTAAGGCAGGCGCTCTCACCAAGCTGAGCTATCCGCCCATATGGCGACCCCAACGGGATTTGAACCCGTGTTACAGGCTTGAAAGGCCTGTGTCCTAACCTGGCTGGACGATGGGGTCGTTCGCTGAAAAATCTTATGAGTGAAGCTTATTTTGTCAACAAAAATCATCGCAACAAACTTATCGTATTATCATCCCTATCCGCTTAAATCTTATCCTGGGAGGTATGTGAAAAACCGCTTTGAAAAACATTTTATAGGCATCGAGTGTCGTTCTGAAGTTGTGCCGTCCCGGACCAGGGTCAACGGAAAAGTAAAGGAATAAAGGTCTTGCCTTAAGGTTCTTTCTGGGAACGGGACCCCAGAACCGCGAATCGTATGAATTATCGCGATTATCACCCATAGCAAACACACAGTTAGGCGGGACTACATAAGGACCAAAATTGTCCCGCCGCGGGATGAAAGTCGAATCGTGCTTGGCAAGTGGTGGATCTGGAACCGGTTTACCGTTCACATACAAGACCTTATTTATTATCTGAACTGTATCTCCAGCAACTGCGACGCAGCGCTTGATAAGGTCCTTGCCCCTGAAACGCGGCTCCGGATGCTTGAAAATTATAACTTCTCCTCGACGGGGCATCCTGAACCTATATGTAATTTTCTCCCCGAGCAGAAAATCCCCGATAAGAAGCGTATCTTCCATTGAACCCGACGGAATGTTAAACGCCTCGATAACCGTAGCCCTCAATATTAACGCTATAAGAAGCGCCAATATAAGAGTTTCCCACGATTTGGGTTTATAATATTTTTTCGCCTGCTTTCTCCTGTCCATTTTTCACCTCAACATCTCAATAGTTGGTAAAAATTTTATCGCTCCATCATCAGGGACGCGATAGTCAGGAGTTTTGGGTAAACCATCAGTGCAGTCAATCGGTAAATACTCCTCTTCAAGAAGCCCGAGTATCTCCATAATCCTTTTAACCGTCGTGCCCTTACTCCTTTCCATAACGAGCTTGTCCCCGATGTAGACCTTCATTTTATTAATTAAGCAAAAATACGCAACAATTTTTAAAGCTGAACCTACTTACGCAACGACACAAGTTCCAAAACCTCATCAACCGTAGAGACTGGTATAATCTCAAGCCCCGAAAGAATTTCTGGCTTAACCTCTTTAAGGTCGTTCTCGTTAAGCTTTGGTATAACGACTCTTTTAATTCCATATCTTCTTGCCGCAAGCAGCTTTTCAGGAAGACCACCTATTTTAAGAACTCTACCCGTAAGAGTTATCTCCCCAGTCATCGCTATATCGTTTGGCAGTGGCCTCCCCGCAAGAAGCGATGCTACCGCTGAGAAGATAGCAACCCCTGCCGACGGACCATCCTTGGGAACTGCACCCTCAGGAAAGTGGATATGTATGTCACTCTTAAGCACCTTTTCAGGGTTGAACCCAAGCACATCAGCCCTCGAGCGAACCAACGACAACGCAGCCTCGACCGATTCCTTAAGCACATCACCGAGCATGCCCGTAAACTTAGCAGTTCCCTTGCCCGGTAAAAGCAAAGCCTCAACGCGGAGTAATTCGCCGCCAAAAGAAGTCCAGGCAAGCCCCAAAGCCTCACCAGGAACTAACCTCTCAGGAATAGGAGACTCAACATACGGCGGAACACCAAGATAGTCATCCACATCGCTTTCATCTATCGTGAACTTCTTTTTCCTTGTTTTGTTGCCAGCGATTTTCACAGCTATTTTGCGCAGGATTTCGTCTATTTTGCGTTCGAGTTCCCTTACACCCGCTTCACGAGTGTAATTGCGGATTATTCGCTTTAATGCCGCTTCGGTAAATTCAATTTTATAATTCACAAGTCCATTTCTTTTTATCGCTTTCGGCAGCAGGAAGTCACGAGCTATTATCACTTTCTCCGTTTCGAGGTAACCGGGCAACCTTAGTATCTCCATCCTATCAAGAAGGGGCTCTGGTATGCCCTGAAGTGTATTCGCTGTGGTTATGAACATAACCTGCGACAGGTCGAATGGTATCTCAATGTAGTTGTCCATAAATGTCTTATTCTGCTCCGGGTCGAGGACCTCCATAAGCGCTGCTGCCGGGTCGCCACGGTAGTCATGTCCGATCTTATCAATCTCGTCGAGGAGAAAAACAGGATTTTTAGTGCCAGCCCGCCTTATACCCTGAATTATTTTGCCAGGCATAGCACCAATGTATGTTCTTCTATGTCCTCTTATTTCAGCCTCGTCATGCAGTCCTCCAAGCGATGCGCGAACAAACTTTCTTCCCAGCGCACGAGCAACGGATTGCGCCACCGATGTCTTGCCAACACCAGGAGGACCAACGAAGCATAAAATAGGTCCACGGGGAGAATCCGAAAGCATCATTACCGCTATATGCTCTGTTATGCGCTGTTTTATTTTCTCAAGCCCATAATGGTCCTCATTGAGAATCCGCTCCGATTCTTTAAGGTCCTTAGAATCTTGCGATGTCTTATTCCATGGCAGTTCGAAAAGCCAATCTATATAACTTCTTATCACTCCAGCTTCGGGGGATGTTGGCGGTATTCTGGAAAGCTTCTTTATCTCCTTTAGTAGAACTTCCCTGACTTTTTCGGGATAATCTCCAGAATTAGCTCGTTGCATTAGTTCGTCTATTTCGCCCTCACTGGCACCGTATTCCTCGCCAAGCTCTCGCTTTATGGCCTCAAGTTGCTGTCTTAGGTAGAATTCGCGCTGGCTACTATCTATCATGTCCCTTACTTTAAGGTTTATCTCCCGTTTAAGCCTAAGTACATCTATCTCCCTTACCAGCATCTCAAGAAGCTTCTCAAGAAGCGTTTTAAGTGTTTCAGCCTCGAGTATTTCTTGTTTCTTTCTGAAGTCAGTGCTTATCTGAGCTGCTATAACATCCGCCATCTCCATCGGCTTCTCAATGTTGAGGGTCTTAACCATTTCCTCGGGCATATCGGTGAGTGAAAGGTACTCCTGATATAGCTCCCGAATCTGACGCATAAGCGCTTCAACCCTGGCGTCGTTGCGGTCATACTTATAGGTGAAAGGGTAAACTATAGCAGTCATAAAGTTTCTATGTGAATTGAATCGCATTACCTTCGCTCTGTATAATCCCTCCACAAGAAGCTTCATGGTACCGTCAGGAAGCCCCATTATCTGAATTATCTTTACAACAGTTCCCACCCTAAAAAGGTCGGCTGCGGTAGGCTCCTCTATCGCTGGTTCCTTCTGGGCAACGAGGAAAAGCGTTCTTTTACCCATAGACACATACTCAACAGCCTCAACGGAGCGCCTTCTACCTACCAATATCGATGTCACCGTGTTAGGGAAAACAACCATTCCCCGAAGCGGGACAACAGGCAATGCTGAACCTATGTTTCTAACCCTACGCATAACTCGCTTTGCTCAAGCAATAATAGCAAAATGGTCATAAAAGTCAACACAATACATCGTTATTGTTAAATAAGCGATTTGCGCAGAAAAGCAAATTGTCTATAATAGAGAATGTGCGAGTAAAATTGGCTAAAAGCACTGGTTTTTGCATTGGCGTTAAACGGGCAGTAGAGCTCGTGCTACGCATAGCGGACGAACACCGCGGTAAAAAGATTTTTACGCTCGGTCCGCTCATACACAACCCACAAACCATAGCGATGCTCGAGGAAAAAGGGATAGGAGTTTTGCGCTCGCCCGACGACGCAGAGCCAAATTCTATAGTGGTCATAAGATCGCACGGAGCACGCCCACAGGACATAGAAAAGCTTATCTCCAGAGGAGCCGAAATATTCGATGCGACATGCCCAAAAGTAGCATTAGTTCACAAGATAGTGAAAAAATTCTCCTCGCAGGGATATGCCACTATAGTTATCGGTGACCCAGACCATGCAGAAGTAATAGGCATAATGGGCGAGGCAGTTGGCGATGTTGTAGCCGTGAACTCACCCGATGAGATAGATAAATTACCAGACTGGAATAGGGTACTTGTCGTGGCTCAGACGACGATGGACTACAGAACATTCGACCGAATAGTCGCAAAAATAAAAGAAAAGTATAAGAATGTAATAGTTAGAAATACTCTTTGTTCGGAAACATCATTTCGTCAGGACGAGGTTGAAAAGCTGAGCGAGGACTGTGATGCGTTCGTAGTTGTTGGTGGAAAAAACAGTGCTAACACCAAGCGGTTGTATAAATTAGCAAGCGAGACAGGAAAACCCACATTCTGGGTCGAAACCGCAGCCGAATTAAAGCCAGAGGATTTCACTGGCATAGACTGTGTTGCTGTCGTCGCAGGTGCATCAACTCCACACTGGATTATAGACAATGTGGTCGACAGACTCGAAGCTATAAACAGAAAATTTGCTCCACCATGGAAATGGCACTGGGTCAAAAATATTGCCTACACGGTATTAAGAAGCAATCTTTACATGGCATTCTCAAGCTTCCTTTTTAGTCTCGCCATAAGCAGCATATTTTCCGTCCCCGAAGGCGTTTTTCGGGCGCTGATAACCTCGGCAGCAGTCTTTACCGCGCAGAACTTCTACGAATTCCGGGAATGGCAGGGATTAGCCCTTATGGACCCAAGTAAAGTCCAATTCGTTAGAAAAAACCGAACAATACTTCTCTATGCCTCGCATGTAGCATTAATAGTTGGAGTGGTGCTAACACTCCTTTCGGCTGTAAGGCTAAAATATCTCGTGCTCTGCGTATTCGTCCTGATGGCTATCTATAGATGGTCAGCAAATATCGAAAGATTACTGCCCACGGCTGTTAAGGACTCCCTTCTTATAAGTGTCTGGATTTTTTTCACCTGGGCCATCGGGGGCGATTACAATCCCAAAGCGCTTGTGCCAATACTGGGCATTGCTTTGCTCCGTGCAATAGCACTTGGCCTTAAAGACCTTGAATCAGACCGCATCCTTCAACGAAAATCGATAACCGCAAAACTTGGGGAACATGCCACTCTAAGACTCAATTTCTCCATATTTCTTTTGGCGATGATTTCAACTCTGGCATTAGGTCCGCGTCAATTGTGGCTCGTTCTAGGATACATAATGCTCT
This window of the bacterium genome carries:
- a CDS encoding T9SS type A sorting domain-containing protein produces the protein INADTFDISAPELIYFPPASLLIFSPSIPWDSAKGYWVCIDSISDTIGTLPDSLPLCFSFNGATTAVYEPPKPRTLSLTCYPNPFNAEVRIKLRMPNAGDAKIDIYDISGKLIDHIHKSKLTAGWHELVWRPEVSVPSGVYLLRVSVGGEAVVRRVVLVR
- the dnaX gene encoding DNA polymerase III subunit gamma/tau; translated protein: MSYLVLARKWRPKTFDEVIGQDHITNMLRRAIEQGRIGHAYLFTGPRGVGKTTTARIFAKALNCESYDKPTPTPCNKCPSCIEINEGRSPDVLEIDGASNRSVEDARELRNHIVYAPNGRYKVIIIDEVHMLTTEAFNTLLKTLEEPPSNVVFIFATTEPHKVLPTIKSRCQQLDFKRVPAALIAEHIKKIADAEGYSLSKEAAELITMRADGSVRDALSMLDQLMAFAPEGKITQDDAAYLLGIMPAKSFSKIAGAIGSKNPSVMINELSALLEAGFDTLQIAKGLVEHFRNALLAKSGALPKDIPNRELYQQIAKKFSSYDLLRFLRIITDTFSRMNRTDIPRFILEQTLVYLAMIDEVVEIKKLIESYEEKAAAASPEKTTTEAKVEKATPKPHKPPEKPAEVTKEKPNNIPERIVETVALHRKTLAALLRKTKISLQQRTLFFEFPSTLETIREEMVVNADTMDFLRKIANEVLGFEVQIELVREGAVKKVATPKNDLPKKVVDILTLFDAEIKE
- a CDS encoding YbaB/EbfC family nucleoid-associated protein, with protein sequence MDEQAGKDTFLGMVQKLKERLEGITAEGSAGGGMVKAVVNGKKELVRITIDPQVVDPKDVEMLQDLIIAAVAAANRNLEEQMKETIAESIGDLGINLEF
- the trpS gene encoding tryptophan--tRNA ligase is translated as MTHEKKVLLSGMQPTGMLHLGNYEVLKNWVELQNSGEYETYFTIVDWHALTAQYEDTSQLTEQIFQVAADYLASGLDPKKSIIFVQSQVKQHAELHLLLSMFVPIPWLERVPSYKEKSKTLGLDTYGFLGYPLLQTADIIIYRAELVPVGKDQLPHLELAREIVRRFNYLYEPVFPEPQPLMSKLPYVPGTDNRKMSKSYNNYICMGESDDTIRKKVMSYYTDPTKIYRGDPGHPDTCPVFALLKIYAPEETERIKSQCESGDRDWGCVKCKKLLAERIIETIKPLRARREELLADREQIRRILNEGAEKARQKAEETMRIVRKAMKMWDGIF
- the lepB gene encoding signal peptidase I, translating into MDRRKQAKKYYKPKSWETLILALLIALILRATVIEAFNIPSGSMEDTLLIGDFLLGEKITYRFRMPRRGEVIIFKHPEPRFRGKDLIKRCVAVAGDTVQIINKVLYVNGKPVPDPPLAKHDSTFIPRRDNFGPYVVPPNCVFAMGDNRDNSYDSRFWGPVPRKNLKARPLFLYFSVDPGPGRHNFRTTLDAYKMFFKAVFHIPPRIRFKRIGMIIR
- the lon gene encoding endopeptidase La, producing MRRVRNIGSALPVVPLRGMVVFPNTVTSILVGRRRSVEAVEYVSMGKRTLFLVAQKEPAIEEPTAADLFRVGTVVKIIQIMGLPDGTMKLLVEGLYRAKVMRFNSHRNFMTAIVYPFTYKYDRNDARVEALMRQIRELYQEYLSLTDMPEEMVKTLNIEKPMEMADVIAAQISTDFRKKQEILEAETLKTLLEKLLEMLVREIDVLRLKREINLKVRDMIDSSQREFYLRQQLEAIKRELGEEYGASEGEIDELMQRANSGDYPEKVREVLLKEIKKLSRIPPTSPEAGVIRSYIDWLFELPWNKTSQDSKDLKESERILNEDHYGLEKIKQRITEHIAVMMLSDSPRGPILCFVGPPGVGKTSVAQSVARALGRKFVRASLGGLHDEAEIRGHRRTYIGAMPGKIIQGIRRAGTKNPVFLLDEIDKIGHDYRGDPAAALMEVLDPEQNKTFMDNYIEIPFDLSQVMFITTANTLQGIPEPLLDRMEILRLPGYLETEKVIIARDFLLPKAIKRNGLVNYKIEFTEAALKRIIRNYTREAGVRELERKIDEILRKIAVKIAGNKTRKKKFTIDESDVDDYLGVPPYVESPIPERLVPGEALGLAWTSFGGELLRVEALLLPGKGTAKFTGMLGDVLKESVEAALSLVRSRADVLGFNPEKVLKSDIHIHFPEGAVPKDGPSAGVAIFSAVASLLAGRPLPNDIAMTGEITLTGRVLKIGGLPEKLLAARRYGIKRVVIPKLNENDLKEVKPEILSGLEIIPVSTVDEVLELVSLRK
- the ispH gene encoding 4-hydroxy-3-methylbut-2-enyl diphosphate reductase, which codes for MRVKLAKSTGFCIGVKRAVELVLRIADEHRGKKIFTLGPLIHNPQTIAMLEEKGIGVLRSPDDAEPNSIVVIRSHGARPQDIEKLISRGAEIFDATCPKVALVHKIVKKFSSQGYATIVIGDPDHAEVIGIMGEAVGDVVAVNSPDEIDKLPDWNRVLVVAQTTMDYRTFDRIVAKIKEKYKNVIVRNTLCSETSFRQDEVEKLSEDCDAFVVVGGKNSANTKRLYKLASETGKPTFWVETAAELKPEDFTGIDCVAVVAGASTPHWIIDNVVDRLEAINRKFAPPWKWHWVKNIAYTVLRSNLYMAFSSFLFSLAISSIFSVPEGVFRALITSAAVFTAQNFYEFREWQGLALMDPSKVQFVRKNRTILLYASHVALIVGVVLTLLSAVRLKYLVLCVFVLMAIYRWSANIERLLPTAVKDSLLISVWIFFTWAIGGDYNPKALVPILGIALLRAIALGLKDLESDRILQRKSITAKLGEHATLRLNFSIFLLAMISTLALGPRQLWLVLGYIMLSAISVLIYKKVLWKSTYIETLLDGIIIAISIGILA